Part of the Candidatus Chlorohelix allophototropha genome, CAACAAGGGGCGCGCCTACTATTCGCTGAAGCGTTACAAAGAAGCAGAGCCGCTGTTGCTAAAAGCGGTGGACAAAGTGCCGGATAGTTCGCTATATCGTATCACGCTGGCTTACAATTATTTTGCACAGGGTAAATATGCCGAATCAAAGGCACAAGCGCAGGAAATACTCAAGAATGATCCAGGTTATGCCAAAGCTACCAAGCTTCTGGATGATATTAAAAAAGTAACCGGCTCTTAGACTGACAAATAGAGGAGTTATAATGGCGACCAGTTTTTTAATTGTTCAACGTGGAGAAGAAATCGGACAGCGCATCAATCTGGATGAGGCGCGCATCACTTTCGGGCGCAATAACGACAATGTCATTATTCTAAATGACCCGCTGGTATCACGGTATCACGCTATGATCTCCACCAGTGTGAATGGACAACTTACCATCGCCGATCTGGGAAGTACTAACGGGGTCATGGTAAATGACAAGCTGATAGAAGCGGGGATACCAGTAACGCTTAAGCATCGCGATCTTATAGTGATCGGCAAAAGTATCTTTTGTCTGCAACTCAGACCGGAAGGCTATCGCGCCAGCCCACCCCCCAGTCGCGAAGACGCTCAGGCTACCCTGTATTTGCCTGCTGTAGCGTTGTTTTCTTAAACGGCTAATTCCCCTCTAGCTGTTGTATGAGGGGAATTTCTTACAAGTGTAATTCCTGCTTCAAAGCCTCCATAAATGCCTCAATATCTTCGGGGGTGTTATAAGCTTGAACCGAAATTCTGAAAAAGGGCTGATCATTCCACAGGATATGTGGAATCTCAATCCGGTAAGTCTCCCACAGACGCTTCTGTAACTGCGCCACATCGCACTCCGGCATGCGAATTGTCGCCATTTGGGCATACCACTCCTGCGAATCAGGGCAGATTGGTTCAAGCCCGGTAAGTTGATTAATACGTTGCCGATAATCCGTGAGCAAAGCGTGACAGCCTTCGCGCACCTTCGCCCAGTTATGTTCTTCCTGAAAAGCAATCGCGGCTGATACACTCAAGAAGGCAGCATAATCGCGTGTACCTTGCCATTCCAACCAATCCACAAAGGTATGCGCACCCGCTTCAGGGTTTTGCCAGCCCCAACTTACCACCAGTGGTTCAACCAAGTGTTGCACTTCTGGGCGAGCGTAAAGAAAAGCTGCCCCTTTAGGCGCACACAGCCACTTGTGGCAATTGCCGCTATAGAAATCCGCGCCGATTTGCTGCAAATCCACCGGAATCTGTCCCGGCGCATGCGCCCCGTCAATAATGGTTAGGATTCCAGCTTCTCGCGCTCTGCGACAGATTGCAACCACCGGAAATATCAGCGCAGTGGCGGAGGTGATATGGCTCAGGCTGATTATCTTCGTGCGAGGGGTTACGCCCTTCCAGAAATGCTCTACAAACTCGGCGGAACTGGTAACAGGCAAGGCTATCGGTTGATTGATATAGCGTGCGCCGGTACGGTGGCAGATAAAACGCCAAGTACGGTCAATTGCGCCGTACTCATGATCGGTTCCCAATATCTCATCGCCCGATTCGAACTTCAGCGAACGCGCCACAATATTAATTCCGGTGGTAGCGTTGGAGATATAAACCAAGTCCTCGGGCGAGGCGTTGAGGTAATTGCCGAGAACGGCACGCGCTTCGTATAACAAGGTATCGTAACGTCGCGCCAGAAACTCAACCGGCTGACGTTCCATTTCCAGTTGCCAGCGTTGGTACTCCTCAAAAACCGGACGCGGGCAAGCGCCAAACGAACCGTGATTCAAAAAAACCATATCTGGACGCAGCAAAAACATTTCTTTGAACATTGTCTGATTTATACCTGAGTTTTTCATTGAAATCTTGTCAAAACTTAGTGTACCAGCTTAAAGCCATTTTCTTCTAGCGTAATCTTGCTTTCGGGATTGCTCAGGAAAGCGGCTACCACCCGGTTAAAGGCTTCTGCACCTTCCTCGTTACAGGCAAGTTTAGTCTTTTCCAGCAATACCATGTGTGCCTTCGCGTTCTGCTTGAGCAAGCCATAACCCTCTTGAGGACGCGAAACAGTCGCTTCTTTGCCCCACACCAGTAAGGTTGGCTGTGTTAACTTGCCAAAACTCTCGCCGATTTCGGCATTCAAGCGGTTGGCGAAAAACGCCAGAGGGGCATGCTCTGCGCCGGGTTGGTGCGAAGCGATATAGTAATAATCTGCCAGTTCAGGGGTAATAAATTTGGGGTCATAATACATAAAATTCTGCATAAAGCTG contains:
- a CDS encoding FHA domain-containing protein, encoding MATSFLIVQRGEEIGQRINLDEARITFGRNNDNVIILNDPLVSRYHAMISTSVNGQLTIADLGSTNGVMVNDKLIEAGIPVTLKHRDLIVIGKSIFCLQLRPEGYRASPPPSREDAQATLYLPAVALFS
- a CDS encoding aminotransferase class V-fold PLP-dependent enzyme yields the protein MKNSGINQTMFKEMFLLRPDMVFLNHGSFGACPRPVFEEYQRWQLEMERQPVEFLARRYDTLLYEARAVLGNYLNASPEDLVYISNATTGINIVARSLKFESGDEILGTDHEYGAIDRTWRFICHRTGARYINQPIALPVTSSAEFVEHFWKGVTPRTKIISLSHITSATALIFPVVAICRRAREAGILTIIDGAHAPGQIPVDLQQIGADFYSGNCHKWLCAPKGAAFLYARPEVQHLVEPLVVSWGWQNPEAGAHTFVDWLEWQGTRDYAAFLSVSAAIAFQEEHNWAKVREGCHALLTDYRQRINQLTGLEPICPDSQEWYAQMATIRMPECDVAQLQKRLWETYRIEIPHILWNDQPFFRISVQAYNTPEDIEAFMEALKQELHL